CTGTAATTTATAAGTGCCGCGAGGCTTGAAAAGGCAAAGACACGGTTCATGGTAAACAGCCTGATACTAATAACGGGGAACCGGGCCCTCAGTTCCCACAGAAAAAATATAACCATGGTTGCGATGCCGGCAGACAAGAGGCCCAAACTCATCGCTGAAGGCAGGCCGGAAAGCCCGATCATAATTGCCGTAATTGCAATGGCATACAACAAAGATCCTACCAGATCTATTTTTTCACTTTTCGCATCCGCCCAGTCCGCTGTCAATTTGGTGGCAGCCGTATAAGTTGTGAGCATTCCCAGCGGCACCATTACCCCAAAAATGCTTCTCCATCCGTAAGAATGCGTCAGGATTCCTCCCAAGAAGGGTCCCGCAGACAGACCGATGTAAACAGCGGCCACAGTCCACCCGATCGCTTTGCCCCTTTCGGAAGGCGGGAAAACTGAAGTCAAAATGGCCATGCCTGTGGCCAGGACCATGGAGATGCCCATTCCCTGAAGAATTCGGAAGCAAATTAGCATTTGAACATTAACGGACAACGTGCATAGAAAAGAGGAAAGCGTAAATACCGCCATACCCGTGACATATACCTTTTTGCGCCCGATGATGTCGCTTGCTTTGCCAAAAGGTACCAGAAACACGGATGCAGAAAGAAGATAGGCCGTTGAAATCCATGTTAGAAGCACAGCGTCGAGCTGGAATTCCTTCTGTATCTCGGGAAGCGCTACGGTCACTGCCGAGAGCATCAGAGGGGTCAATAGGGAGCTTGTTATAGCGACAAAAAGAACCGCTCGCCTCAGGGCATGATCACCCATGAGAGTTGTTCCTCTTATTCCTGTTCACCGAAACCATCGGCTTTGCGTATCGGAACTAATCCGCCGCGGACCTTGGCGTTGTGAACTGAATTGAAGTGCAGGCTGGAGGTGACGGATTTCGACCTTTAAAGCTGCCTGCGACGGGACATCGGAAATCCCCTTAACAGTTCTACCAGACGAACGCAGTTTAGGATAGGCCTCAAATCTTGGATGCCGTAATCCGGAAGGCCAAAAGCTGTGACTGTGCTACAACTGGCGGTAAAACCTCGATGGGACAAGACGATGTTGTGTTATTTTGTAGGGGCGGTTCGTGAACCGCCCTAATTCAGGGCGCTTCTCGGAGGCCGTCTCAAAAGTACCCTACGGCCTCCAATGGTGGCACGATGGCCTGTAGGGGCGGGGTTTATCCCCGCCCGTCTTGTGAGGCCCGGTATAGCGGGCGGGGATAAACCCCGCCCCTACACTGGCTTTCTGCGTCGACGGGCAGTACGCCACGAGGTCCGTTCCCTGCTGCGCCGCGTGCAGGCAATTACAATCGTGCCACGATTCCATACAACGTTCGACTTTTGAGACAGCCTCCTCGAAGCGCCCCTACCACACCAGAACGGCCTACGGAGGTTTTGCAACCAGTTGTAGGCAAAGAATAATGTCGGATTGAAAAGAGCGCCTGTGTATTTGGCGGCCACCGGCCTCCGTGCCGGTGGACAGTGCGCACACAAATCGACCAAGCCGTGGGCGAGGTCCGGCAGGGACCCCGGATCGCGGTCCGGGGCAGGCTCCGGACCCTACCAATTCTTTGGAATCAGGCTTTGCGACAAGGTCAGCGGTTTAAGTAACCGCCATATGCGGTGCATGTGCCGGCTGCATCCGATGCAAGGAGTTCCGGCACATCAGGTGGCCTGGCCCTCTACTTTATAAAGCTTTGCTGCGTTTCCGCCGAAAATCATGGTCTTGGTCTCTCCGTCCGCAGGACCGAGGGCCTGGAACCCGAATTTCTTCTGAAGATCTTCAGGGATCTCGAGCCTCCTAAATGCCTCGATCTGCCATTGTGGTGAACCATACCAAACTGAATCCGTGCCCCATAGGATATGGTCCCTCCCCAGGCCCTTGATCAGAGTGCCCAGGATCCCCGCGCAGTAATTGGGAGCGCTTACCGAAGTGATACCGAACGTGGAACCAAGGTCCGCGTAAACGTTGTTAACGTTGTTGTTTTCAGGGATGCGCGCCAGATCGGTTACCCAGGGAATGTACCCGGATTTTTCAAATTCGCCGATATCCGCGGCCGATGGTTCCCCGCCGTCGCGCAAAGCCGCATGATAAATGATGAAATTCAGTTGCGGCCAGTCTTTTGCTGCTTTCCCCAGATCGTCGACCTTGCCGTACTGCCAAGTTGTCGGCATTATGACCTGGTATTGGGACGGCAGCAATCCCTTATGAATGCACACGTTTATGATCCCGGCCTTGGCCATTTTATCGTAAGCCGGATACATGAGCTTCTCGTCGTCCAATCGCCACGGGTATTTGGAGGCTTCGAACGGAATGCCGGTGGTGTACCCTTTCCACGCGTCGGGTTTGAATTCACTGATGGCTTGATCCAGGTCTTCCATCCACCGGGGATGGCCGGGAGTCACCAGCGCATGAGAGTACAACACCTTCCGGCCGGCCTTCTGATTCACAAGGTCTCTTGCCTTAGCCATTTCATCATTGCGCAGGAACCACTTCTTGGGATCATCGTTCGGCGCGCTCGAAAGCATCGCGAGCTTGGTGTCACTCAACTCGTACACTTCTCGATAGAAATTATCGAATCTCAATTTCTCCAAGTCCAGCTTTTCAGCTTTCAGGTCCGGGTTCCACTTCTTTGCCCCTTCCCGCAAGGCCAGCATTCTTTCTTCGGCGTACGCGGGGCTCACAAAATGAGTCTGCACATCAAAGATGAACTGCCCGGCAAGAGCTTGCTTTCGCTCTGCAGCCATTGCGAGATCTGCCGCCTCGGCTTGGTCAACTGCAAAGAACTGCCCGAATACGCAGTTCATGGCCATAAAAGAGACTGCCATGCCGCAGCCGGTAGACAGAAATTCCCGTCGGTTCATGCCCAGTTTCTTGCTGAACTTTTCGGTAAACTCTTTCGCGAGCTGCTCGGCTTTACGCTGGTGTTGACTCTGGTGAGGTCTTGCCGATTCGTCTGCCGGGATGGTTTTCATTGGAACTGGAAATGCAAATTCATCTATACGATTCATAATCAATTCCCCCTAATCAGTAATTGCGAGACCAGAGCATGCCCGGTTTTTTAAGCCCGCCGACAGCTCACTGATCCTCCGGTATTGTTTGGCCATAGAGTACTACAAAACGCGTCTCATGAATTATCAAGCTTACCGGGACCGATTTCACAACCGTTTCCACAATTGTTCCGAAACCGGCCCTTCACGGAGCGGTCTGCGGACTCAAATCGGGCTGAGGAAGCCCGAGAACGAGCGCAGAAAGAACATGGCATTCCGGCAATCTCGGGAGTATCCCGAAAGAATGCCTGTCACAATAACCAAAGAAAATGCGTTGCTGCTTCTCAGGAGGACAAGTTTGCCAAGAAATCCTTCCAAGGCGTTGCCGGCAGAGTCTCGGTTTCGCTTTTCCCGTACGCACGGATGATCATCGCGGCCCTTGCCACCTGCTTGGGATCGTCAGATTCGACAACGTCCACGACGTCGAAGCGCCCGAAGGTTGCGAAACTCTCTTTCCACTTTACGCCCGGGCATTCTTTCTTGATCTTCTCACTCACGGTCTTGGCTAATTGATTAAAGTCCTTGGGGTCTCCAAAGGCCGTGGGAGATATGCGGCTTAAAATTACGAATGTTGCCATTTCGACCTCCTGTGAAATTTGGTTGATGGTTATTAATTGTGATGTTAACCAACTACGCCAGAGGCCATTCTGCTTCACGTTTCAGGTTTCTGCATTCAGCTCGATTTGTCAACCACTTGGTGTCGGCTAAACCGATTGACTATGCCATGGCTGTCATAGATAATTCCGGCAACTATCACACCTATTGGGGGAACCCCATGGAAAGGCTGGGCTACTGGCTCAAAGAGATTAGGGCCCCATTTCTATCGCTGCCGGTGGTTCT
This sequence is a window from Desulfomonile tiedjei. Protein-coding genes within it:
- a CDS encoding MFS transporter, yielding MGDHALRRAVLFVAITSSLLTPLMLSAVTVALPEIQKEFQLDAVLLTWISTAYLLSASVFLVPFGKASDIIGRKKVYVTGMAVFTLSSFLCTLSVNVQMLICFRILQGMGISMVLATGMAILTSVFPPSERGKAIGWTVAAVYIGLSAGPFLGGILTHSYGWRSIFGVMVPLGMLTTYTAATKLTADWADAKSEKIDLVGSLLYAIAITAIMIGLSGLPSAMSLGLLSAGIATMVIFFLWELRARFPVISIRLFTMNRVFAFSSLAALINYSATFAIAFVLSLYLQYIKGYDPRTAGLVLVAQPLTMAAFSPIAGKLSDRIEPQKLASAGMGITAVGLLGLAFLGFGTSVTFIVSDLLVIGFGFALFSSPNMNAIMGSVERQSYGVASGVVGSMRLLGQMLSMGIATLVFSLTMGRAQITPSLYPAFLESVDAVFTICAVLCILGVFASLARGKMRDNIEK
- a CDS encoding amidohydrolase family protein — translated: MMNRIDEFAFPVPMKTIPADESARPHQSQHQRKAEQLAKEFTEKFSKKLGMNRREFLSTGCGMAVSFMAMNCVFGQFFAVDQAEAADLAMAAERKQALAGQFIFDVQTHFVSPAYAEERMLALREGAKKWNPDLKAEKLDLEKLRFDNFYREVYELSDTKLAMLSSAPNDDPKKWFLRNDEMAKARDLVNQKAGRKVLYSHALVTPGHPRWMEDLDQAISEFKPDAWKGYTTGIPFEASKYPWRLDDEKLMYPAYDKMAKAGIINVCIHKGLLPSQYQVIMPTTWQYGKVDDLGKAAKDWPQLNFIIYHAALRDGGEPSAADIGEFEKSGYIPWVTDLARIPENNNVNNVYADLGSTFGITSVSAPNYCAGILGTLIKGLGRDHILWGTDSVWYGSPQWQIEAFRRLEIPEDLQKKFGFQALGPADGETKTMIFGGNAAKLYKVEGQAT
- a CDS encoding GYD domain-containing protein, yielding MATFVILSRISPTAFGDPKDFNQLAKTVSEKIKKECPGVKWKESFATFGRFDVVDVVESDDPKQVARAAMIIRAYGKSETETLPATPWKDFLANLSS